The following are encoded together in the Microbacterium hatanonis genome:
- a CDS encoding LpqB family beta-propeller domain-containing protein, whose product MRRVIAALAVGMLLLLAGCTGLPTSGPVQPGLLPREADDSPPFDLVPDPPQAGASPQQIVDGFLRAGVGAQNDWQTAREYLTTDFAPQWQPKSVTIDRLSERAAAPSSPSPTPSQGSDSVEVTQRVTAEAFVSETGEYTPADGRPLSLSFHLVQTDEGWRIDRAPDGIVLYQEVFPSVFRSASIMYFDPTYTYLVPDVRWFPNTLIAARVAQALVDGPPSEWLSRGIANAFPDNVTLASSAVPLEDGGTTAQVEFTPAVLALDDRTLDRMQTQLEKSLESVGVAEVQMTVGTTPVTAEAVAVRSTRVNSNPLVEIAGGEFGFLSSNTVEAVPGISGAVREIDAASVGLAADRGSAAVQNTDGAILRAFANGTYEVLDGSTVDLVVPSVDTQSAVWSASTSDPDAFTVYPLEGEPVAVSASLWTAAVELSAFQVSRDGTRLAALVRTGDRTELWVAAITREGGVPVAVGEPQVLATTSSVGLDLAWLDDVSVGVLLTSEQGATVLLQPVGGRGSSNAVTSGAVGISGGNSSVRLRTSDGALLIQRGANWEEAAGDIAVLGVQQGSPE is encoded by the coding sequence GTGAGGCGCGTCATCGCCGCGCTCGCGGTGGGGATGCTGCTGCTCCTGGCAGGCTGCACGGGACTGCCGACCTCGGGGCCGGTGCAGCCCGGACTCCTTCCGCGCGAGGCCGACGACTCGCCGCCGTTCGACCTCGTGCCCGATCCGCCGCAGGCCGGCGCGTCGCCTCAGCAGATCGTCGACGGGTTCCTGCGTGCCGGAGTGGGCGCGCAGAACGACTGGCAGACCGCTCGCGAGTACCTCACGACCGATTTCGCACCGCAGTGGCAGCCGAAATCGGTGACGATCGACCGACTGAGCGAGCGGGCTGCTGCGCCCTCCTCACCGTCTCCGACGCCGTCTCAGGGTTCCGACTCCGTCGAGGTCACCCAGCGCGTGACCGCGGAGGCGTTCGTCTCGGAGACGGGGGAGTACACTCCGGCCGACGGCAGGCCCCTCTCCCTGTCCTTCCACCTCGTGCAGACAGACGAGGGATGGCGCATCGACCGCGCGCCGGACGGCATCGTGCTGTACCAAGAGGTCTTCCCGAGCGTCTTCCGGTCGGCGTCGATCATGTACTTCGACCCCACCTACACCTACCTCGTGCCCGATGTGCGGTGGTTCCCCAACACCCTCATCGCGGCGAGGGTCGCCCAGGCCCTCGTCGACGGGCCGCCCAGCGAGTGGCTGTCGCGCGGCATCGCGAACGCGTTCCCCGACAACGTGACGCTGGCCAGCAGCGCCGTTCCGCTCGAAGACGGCGGTACCACCGCCCAGGTGGAGTTCACCCCGGCCGTTCTCGCGCTCGACGATCGCACCCTCGACCGCATGCAGACCCAGCTCGAGAAGAGCCTCGAGTCGGTGGGCGTCGCCGAGGTGCAGATGACCGTCGGTACGACGCCCGTCACGGCGGAGGCGGTCGCGGTCCGCTCCACCCGCGTGAACTCCAACCCGCTCGTCGAGATCGCCGGGGGAGAGTTCGGGTTCCTCAGCTCGAACACGGTGGAAGCCGTCCCGGGCATCTCCGGCGCGGTGCGCGAGATCGACGCCGCATCCGTCGGCCTCGCCGCCGACCGTGGCAGCGCCGCCGTGCAGAACACGGACGGCGCGATCCTCCGCGCCTTCGCGAACGGCACGTACGAGGTTCTCGACGGCAGCACCGTCGACCTCGTCGTTCCGTCGGTCGACACGCAGTCAGCGGTATGGTCGGCGTCGACGAGCGACCCCGACGCGTTCACGGTCTACCCGCTGGAGGGCGAGCCCGTGGCGGTGTCGGCCTCGCTCTGGACGGCCGCCGTCGAGCTCTCGGCCTTCCAGGTCTCGCGCGACGGAACGCGGCTCGCGGCCCTCGTGCGCACCGGCGACCGCACCGAGCTGTGGGTAGCCGCCATCACGCGTGAAGGCGGGGTGCCCGTCGCCGTCGGCGAACCGCAGGTGCTCGCCACCACGTCGTCGGTGGGGCTCGATCTCGCGTGGCTCGACGACGTCAGCGTGGGGGTGCTCCTGACCTCGGAGCAGGGGGCGACGGTGCTGCTGCAGCCGGTGGGCGGGCGAGGCTCGTCGAATGCGGTGACGTCCGGTGCCGTGGGCATCTCGGGCGGCAACTCCAGCGTTCGACTGCGGACCTCCGATGGAGCACTGCTCATCCAGCGCGGCGCCAACTGGGAGGAAGCCGCCGGCGACATCGCCGTCCTCGGCGTTCAGCAGGGCTCGCCGGAGTAG
- the mtrB gene encoding MtrAB system histidine kinase MtrB: MTGPVVTSTVRVIRDWRSWPTRLATLWRRSLRFRTVLLTVGLTALAILVACVGMALAIQNDLFQSRLNQVLESSQNATIAAQKTLESTVDTGESAVTRQNLLTSIQQPLLQQASSDVFAFYRIGTDISPLAPQNQTSRGFDESILSPGLREQVQNGDSGSQWWQSVALPTSGGGTVPGIVVGQQLEIPDVGPYELYLAYDFASPAQTLSFVQFVLWMVGIVLLILIGGIAWYVLRSVTTPIGEAADTSAKLASGDLGVRLDVRGDDELATLGRSFNAMADSIQSQIKELADLSLVQQRFVSDVSHELRTPLTTIRLAADMLNDRRDDFDPATARAAELLHAQVQRFETLLTDLLEISRYDAGSVQLELEPTSLAHLAEDVIASMSQLAQQHGSDVRLVAPGGYSPVDMDPRRIRRIVRNLLGNAIEHGEGRPIVITVDSDQRTVALGVLDYGMGMLPADAERVFDRFWRADPSRKRTIGGTGLGLSIALGDARLHGGTLAVWSEPGRGSHFVLTLPRDGSRVEGSPIPLAPREGEVAPFGALGLTQPIHVSDGAS, encoded by the coding sequence ATGACCGGCCCGGTCGTCACCTCGACGGTGCGCGTGATCCGCGACTGGCGGTCGTGGCCGACCCGACTCGCAACCCTGTGGCGACGTTCGCTGCGGTTCCGCACGGTGCTGCTCACGGTGGGTCTGACGGCCCTCGCCATCCTCGTGGCGTGCGTCGGCATGGCCCTCGCGATCCAGAACGACCTCTTCCAGTCGCGGCTGAACCAGGTGCTCGAGAGCTCCCAGAATGCGACCATCGCGGCGCAGAAGACCCTCGAGTCGACGGTGGACACCGGTGAGAGCGCGGTGACGAGGCAGAACCTGCTGACCAGCATCCAGCAGCCCCTTCTGCAGCAGGCCTCGAGCGACGTGTTCGCGTTCTACCGCATCGGCACCGACATCTCGCCCCTCGCGCCCCAGAATCAGACCTCTCGGGGGTTCGACGAGAGCATCCTGTCGCCCGGACTCCGCGAGCAGGTGCAGAACGGTGACAGCGGCTCGCAATGGTGGCAGTCGGTGGCCCTCCCGACGTCGGGCGGCGGCACGGTGCCCGGCATCGTCGTCGGCCAGCAGCTGGAGATCCCCGACGTCGGCCCCTACGAGCTCTACCTCGCCTACGACTTCGCCAGTCCCGCGCAGACCCTCTCCTTCGTGCAGTTCGTGCTGTGGATGGTCGGGATCGTGCTGCTCATCCTCATCGGCGGTATCGCCTGGTACGTGCTGCGCTCGGTGACGACTCCCATCGGCGAGGCCGCCGACACGAGCGCGAAGCTCGCGTCGGGCGACCTCGGGGTGCGACTGGACGTGCGGGGCGACGACGAGCTCGCCACCCTCGGGCGTTCGTTCAACGCGATGGCCGACAGCATCCAGTCGCAGATCAAGGAGCTCGCCGACCTCTCGCTCGTGCAGCAGCGGTTCGTCTCCGACGTCTCGCACGAGTTGCGCACTCCGCTGACGACGATCCGTCTCGCAGCCGACATGCTCAACGACCGCCGCGACGACTTCGACCCCGCGACGGCACGCGCCGCCGAGCTGCTCCACGCGCAGGTGCAGCGCTTCGAGACGCTGCTCACCGACCTGCTCGAGATCAGCCGGTACGACGCCGGTTCGGTGCAGCTCGAACTCGAGCCCACGAGCCTGGCCCACCTCGCCGAAGACGTCATCGCCTCGATGTCGCAGCTGGCCCAGCAGCACGGATCGGACGTCCGGCTCGTGGCGCCCGGCGGTTACTCGCCGGTCGACATGGACCCGCGTCGCATCCGGCGCATCGTGCGCAACCTGCTCGGCAACGCCATCGAGCACGGTGAAGGGCGGCCGATCGTGATCACCGTGGACAGCGATCAGCGAACCGTCGCGCTCGGCGTGCTCGATTACGGTATGGGGATGCTGCCGGCCGACGCCGAGCGCGTCTTCGACCGGTTCTGGCGCGCCGACCCCTCCCGTAAGCGCACGATCGGCGGCACCGGTCTCGGACTCTCGATCGCGCTGGGCGACGCGCGCCTGCACGGCGGCACCCTTGCGGTGTGGTCGGAGCCGGGCAGGGGATCCCACTTCGTGCTGACGCTGCCGCGCGACGGTTCCCGCGTGGAGGGCTCGCCGATCCCGCTCGCCCCGCGCGAGGGCGAGGTCGCCCCGTTCGGCGCCCTGGGGCTCACCCAGCCCATCCACGTCTCGGACGGTGCCTCGTGA
- the mtrA gene encoding MtrAB system response regulator MtrA, whose product MTSRILVVDDDTALAEMIGIVLSTEGFETAFCADGAQAVDAWRRERPDLILLDLMLPGMDGIEICTRVRAESGVPIIMLTARTDTADVVKGLESGADDYIMKPFNPKELVARIRTRLRPTGQPSSETLRIGDLTVDVAAHEVRRGDSPIGLTPLEFELLVALASKPQQVFSREMLLEQVWGYHYKADTRLVNVHVQRLRAKVENDPDNPRIVTTVRGVGYRAGAVV is encoded by the coding sequence ATGACTTCACGGATCCTGGTGGTCGACGACGACACCGCACTCGCCGAGATGATCGGCATCGTGCTGAGCACCGAGGGATTCGAGACGGCCTTCTGCGCGGACGGAGCGCAGGCCGTCGACGCCTGGCGCCGAGAGCGGCCCGACCTCATTCTGCTCGACCTCATGCTTCCCGGTATGGACGGCATCGAGATCTGCACCCGCGTGCGTGCGGAATCGGGCGTGCCCATCATCATGCTGACCGCCCGCACCGACACCGCCGACGTGGTGAAGGGGCTGGAGTCGGGCGCCGACGACTACATCATGAAGCCCTTCAATCCGAAGGAGCTCGTCGCGCGCATCCGTACGCGTCTGCGCCCGACGGGCCAGCCGAGCAGCGAGACCCTCCGCATCGGAGATCTCACCGTCGACGTCGCGGCGCACGAGGTGCGTCGGGGTGATTCGCCGATCGGACTGACCCCGCTCGAATTCGAGCTGCTCGTCGCGCTGGCGTCGAAGCCCCAGCAGGTGTTCTCCCGCGAGATGCTCCTGGAGCAGGTGTGGGGATACCACTACAAGGCCGACACCCGCCTGGTGAACGTCCATGTGCAGCGCCTCCGCGCGAAGGTCGAGAACGACCCCGACAACCCGCGCATCGTCACCACCGTGCGCGGCGTCGGATATCGCGCCGGGGCGGTCGTGTGA
- the hpf gene encoding ribosome hibernation-promoting factor, HPF/YfiA family: MDTNIVGVGVGITERFRTVVEEKASRIETLAPRAQGLEVKVTHRAYHNGRMEDETVELTLGGKGPVVRAEATDGDKFTALDLAVDKMAEQLRRAKDKRVDARNHPRGAKFEKESGSLAGIDIEPASAELLHAVATGEVPIVQADDEADYTPVVIRTKQFDAEWMTVEEAVDRMELVGHDFFLFVDARSDHPSVVYRRKGWDYGVISLETQAAPEARAAS; encoded by the coding sequence ATGGACACCAACATCGTCGGCGTGGGAGTAGGGATCACGGAACGATTCCGAACAGTCGTCGAAGAGAAGGCCTCACGCATCGAAACCCTCGCGCCCCGCGCGCAGGGACTCGAGGTGAAAGTCACCCATCGCGCCTATCACAACGGGCGGATGGAAGACGAGACCGTCGAGCTCACCCTCGGCGGCAAGGGTCCGGTCGTCCGGGCCGAAGCGACGGACGGTGACAAGTTCACCGCTCTCGACCTCGCCGTCGACAAGATGGCCGAGCAGTTGCGTCGGGCCAAGGACAAGCGCGTCGACGCGCGCAACCACCCCCGGGGTGCGAAGTTCGAGAAGGAGAGCGGATCGCTCGCGGGCATCGACATCGAGCCCGCCTCCGCCGAGCTGCTGCACGCCGTCGCGACGGGCGAGGTGCCCATCGTGCAGGCGGACGACGAGGCCGACTACACGCCGGTCGTCATCCGAACGAAGCAGTTCGACGCCGAGTGGATGACCGTCGAGGAGGCCGTCGACCGGATGGAACTCGTCGGGCACGACTTCTTCCTCTTCGTCGACGCCCGCTCCGATCACCCGAGCGTGGTCTACCGCCGCAAGGGCTGGGACTACGGCGTGATCTCCCTCGAGACGCAGGCCGCCCCCGAGGCGCGCGCCGCGTCGTGA
- the secA gene encoding preprotein translocase subunit SecA, with translation MANPLEKLLRAGEGRILRRLQQVVKAVNALEDDYAQLTDDELRGETAELRSRHEAGETLDQLMPEAFAAIREAAKRTLGQRPYDVQIMGGAALHLGNIAEMKTGEGKTLTATFAVYLNAIAGKGVHVITVNDFLASYQSELMGRVYRALGMTTGVIVAGQTPQVRREQYAADITYGTNNEFGFDYLRDNMAWRKEDLVQREHFFAIVDEVDSILIDEARTPLIISGPSSGEANRWFAEFAKISRTLEVGVDYEVDEKKRTIGVLEPGIEKVEDYLGIDNLYESANTPLISFLNNSIKALALFKRDSDYVVMNDEVMIVDEHTGRILVGRRYNEGIHQAIEAKENVPVKAENQTLATVTLQNYFRLYDKLAGMTGTAETEAAEFMSTYKLGVVPIPTNKPMVRKDQSDLVYKNETAKFAQVVEDIAERHETGQPVLVGTTSVEKSEYLSRLLAKKGIKHEVLNAKNHAREAEIVARAGRLGAVTVATNMAGRGTDIMLGGNAEFLAVQEMKAKGLDPVETPEAYESEWDTVYKGTKDVVSEEAAKVVEAGGLYVLGTERHESRRIDNQLRGRSGRQGDPGESRFYLSLTDDLMRLFQSGAAEAILARTNFPDDVAIESTMVSRAIRSAQTQVEARNAEVRKNVLKYDDVLNRQREAIYADRRQMLHGDDIAGRVEHFIEDAISTVIDDHTGSGHTESWDFDALWTELKTMYPVSVTIDEVVAEAGNKGRVTAAGLKREILSDAMIAYKNREETLGAPAMRELERRVVLQVLDRRWRDHLYEMDYLKDGIGLRAMAQRDPLIEYQREGYQMFQSMMGQIKEESVGYLYNLEVEVRRAEGDEAEVEAKGLAAPPVEGQRLEYSAANDAGEVEVRNDRGQVQQAATNRVRQAAAAASVPAAAPAAEAPRGAFGQRTDGGQGAPAAAPQNRAERRAAPKKK, from the coding sequence GTGGCCAATCCTCTCGAGAAACTGCTCCGCGCCGGAGAGGGGCGCATCCTCCGCCGGCTCCAGCAGGTTGTCAAAGCGGTCAACGCACTCGAAGACGACTACGCGCAGCTGACCGACGACGAACTCCGCGGCGAGACCGCGGAACTGCGCTCGCGTCACGAAGCGGGCGAGACCCTCGACCAGCTCATGCCCGAGGCGTTCGCCGCGATCCGCGAGGCAGCCAAGCGCACCCTCGGTCAGCGTCCCTACGACGTGCAGATCATGGGCGGCGCCGCCCTGCACCTCGGCAACATCGCCGAGATGAAGACCGGTGAGGGCAAGACCCTGACGGCGACGTTCGCGGTCTACCTCAACGCGATCGCCGGCAAGGGCGTCCACGTCATCACGGTCAACGACTTCCTGGCGAGCTACCAGTCCGAGCTCATGGGCCGCGTCTATCGCGCGCTGGGAATGACCACGGGTGTCATCGTCGCCGGTCAGACGCCGCAGGTGCGCCGCGAGCAGTACGCGGCCGACATCACATACGGAACCAACAACGAGTTCGGCTTCGACTACCTCCGCGACAACATGGCGTGGCGCAAGGAAGACCTCGTGCAGCGCGAGCACTTCTTCGCGATCGTCGACGAGGTCGACTCGATCCTCATCGACGAGGCGCGCACCCCGCTGATCATCTCCGGCCCCTCGTCGGGCGAGGCCAACCGGTGGTTCGCCGAATTCGCGAAGATCTCCCGCACCCTCGAGGTCGGCGTCGACTACGAGGTCGACGAGAAGAAGCGCACCATCGGCGTGCTCGAGCCCGGCATCGAGAAGGTCGAGGACTACCTCGGCATCGACAACCTCTACGAGTCGGCCAACACACCGCTGATCTCCTTCCTCAACAACTCGATCAAGGCGCTCGCACTGTTCAAGCGCGACAGCGACTACGTCGTGATGAACGACGAGGTCATGATCGTCGACGAGCACACCGGCCGCATCCTCGTGGGTCGTCGGTACAACGAGGGCATCCACCAGGCCATCGAGGCCAAGGAGAACGTGCCGGTCAAGGCCGAGAACCAGACCCTGGCGACGGTGACGCTGCAGAACTACTTCCGGCTCTACGACAAGCTCGCGGGCATGACCGGTACGGCCGAGACCGAGGCCGCCGAGTTCATGTCGACCTACAAGCTCGGCGTCGTGCCGATCCCGACGAACAAGCCGATGGTCCGCAAGGACCAGTCCGACCTCGTCTACAAGAACGAGACGGCCAAGTTCGCCCAGGTGGTCGAAGACATCGCGGAGCGCCACGAGACCGGCCAGCCGGTGCTCGTCGGAACCACCAGCGTCGAGAAGAGCGAGTACCTCTCGCGGCTGCTGGCGAAGAAGGGCATCAAGCACGAGGTGCTCAACGCCAAGAACCACGCGCGCGAGGCCGAGATCGTCGCCCGCGCCGGCCGTCTCGGCGCGGTCACGGTGGCCACGAACATGGCCGGCCGCGGTACCGACATCATGCTCGGAGGCAACGCCGAGTTCCTCGCCGTGCAGGAGATGAAGGCCAAGGGCCTCGACCCCGTCGAGACCCCCGAGGCGTACGAGTCGGAGTGGGACACGGTCTATAAGGGCACGAAGGACGTCGTGTCGGAGGAGGCCGCGAAGGTCGTCGAGGCCGGCGGTCTGTACGTGCTCGGCACCGAGCGGCACGAGTCGCGTCGCATCGACAACCAGCTGCGCGGTCGCTCCGGCCGTCAGGGCGACCCCGGTGAGAGCCGCTTCTACCTCTCCCTGACCGACGACCTCATGCGTCTGTTCCAGTCGGGTGCGGCGGAGGCGATCCTCGCCCGCACGAACTTCCCCGACGACGTCGCGATCGAATCGACCATGGTCTCGCGCGCCATCCGCAGTGCTCAGACCCAGGTCGAGGCGCGCAACGCCGAGGTGCGCAAGAACGTGCTGAAGTACGACGACGTCCTCAACCGCCAGCGCGAGGCGATCTACGCCGACCGGCGGCAGATGCTGCACGGCGACGACATCGCCGGGCGGGTCGAGCACTTCATCGAAGACGCCATCAGCACGGTGATCGACGACCACACCGGCAGCGGCCACACCGAGAGCTGGGACTTCGACGCGCTCTGGACGGAGCTGAAGACGATGTACCCCGTCTCGGTCACCATCGACGAGGTCGTCGCGGAAGCCGGCAACAAGGGCCGCGTGACGGCGGCCGGCCTCAAGCGAGAGATCCTCTCCGACGCGATGATCGCGTACAAGAACCGCGAAGAGACCCTGGGCGCTCCCGCCATGCGCGAGCTCGAGCGTCGCGTCGTCCTCCAGGTGCTCGACCGCCGTTGGCGCGACCACCTCTACGAGATGGACTACCTCAAGGACGGCATCGGTCTGCGCGCGATGGCACAGCGCGACCCGCTCATCGAGTACCAGCGCGAGGGGTACCAGATGTTCCAGTCGATGATGGGGCAGATCAAGGAGGAGTCGGTCGGCTACCTCTACAACCTCGAGGTCGAGGTGCGTCGCGCCGAAGGCGACGAGGCCGAGGTCGAGGCGAAGGGTCTCGCCGCGCCGCCCGTCGAGGGTCAGCGACTGGAGTACTCCGCCGCGAACGACGCCGGCGAGGTCGAGGTGCGCAACGATCGCGGTCAGGTGCAGCAGGCGGCGACGAACCGCGTGCGTCAGGCCGCGGCCGCCGCATCCGTTCCGGCCGCAGCGCCCGCAGCCGAAGCGCCCCGTGGCGCCTTCGGCCAGCGGACCGACGGCGGCCAGGGCGCCCCGGCGGCTGCCCCGCAGAACCGTGCCGAGCGACGGGCCGCTCCGAAGAAGAAGTGA
- a CDS encoding glycerophosphoryl diester phosphodiesterase membrane domain-containing protein — translation MTTYPAWSPAPRPGIVPLHPFGFGTILGRSFVALRQNPKVLLGFALCVQVVSYIVLIVATGGVAFASFSRLETLQSGTDDYDAVMIGSIAATGITGFVLGLATAALGVIVQGVVVSEVASAVVAEKPTLGEVWRRVKPVAWRLIGYTFLVTLAALIAIAVIGGLLFAIGVAVLPLAILGGILAVLGAIPLSLWLTTKLLLVPAIIILEHAGIRTAIVRSWRLTRRRFWPTLGVVVIISFTFGAIAQLVSIPTSFISLGFTTALTPTGDPEPGAIIGYIASTLLTQVLTLFVQCVAVIVQSTATALIYVDCRMRHEGLDLDLQSYVERRDAGGTGLPDPYRENVGRTVGPRPPQYPYPPQGYGPPQGYGPPQGYAPPQGYASPPAQPRPTEDAPPAPPAPTAPADPSPTRWSAPGDGS, via the coding sequence GTGACCACGTATCCGGCCTGGAGCCCTGCCCCGAGACCGGGCATCGTCCCGCTGCATCCCTTCGGATTCGGCACGATCCTCGGCCGTTCCTTCGTGGCCCTCCGACAGAACCCGAAGGTGCTCCTGGGCTTCGCACTGTGCGTGCAGGTCGTCTCCTACATCGTGCTCATCGTCGCGACGGGCGGAGTGGCCTTCGCATCGTTCTCGCGTCTGGAGACGCTGCAATCGGGGACCGACGACTACGACGCCGTGATGATCGGATCGATCGCCGCCACGGGCATCACCGGCTTCGTGCTCGGACTCGCCACCGCCGCCCTCGGCGTCATCGTCCAGGGCGTCGTGGTGAGCGAGGTCGCCTCGGCCGTCGTGGCCGAGAAGCCCACTCTCGGCGAGGTCTGGCGGCGGGTGAAACCGGTCGCATGGCGCCTCATCGGCTATACCTTCCTCGTGACGCTGGCGGCCCTGATCGCCATCGCCGTCATCGGCGGACTGCTGTTCGCGATCGGCGTCGCCGTGCTCCCCCTTGCGATCCTGGGCGGCATCCTCGCCGTCCTCGGAGCGATACCGCTGTCGCTGTGGCTCACCACCAAGCTCCTGCTGGTGCCGGCGATCATCATCCTCGAGCACGCGGGCATCCGCACGGCCATCGTCCGCTCGTGGCGGCTCACCCGTCGGCGGTTCTGGCCGACCCTCGGCGTCGTGGTGATCATCTCGTTCACCTTCGGCGCGATCGCCCAGCTCGTCAGCATCCCGACCTCCTTCATCTCGCTCGGGTTCACCACCGCGCTCACGCCCACCGGCGATCCCGAGCCGGGCGCGATCATCGGGTACATCGCATCCACCCTGCTGACGCAGGTGCTGACCCTCTTCGTGCAGTGCGTGGCCGTCATCGTGCAGTCCACCGCGACCGCCCTGATCTACGTCGACTGCCGCATGCGGCACGAGGGACTCGACCTCGACCTGCAGTCCTACGTCGAGCGGAGGGACGCCGGAGGCACGGGACTGCCGGATCCCTACCGCGAGAACGTCGGGCGCACCGTCGGCCCCCGACCTCCGCAGTACCCGTACCCCCCGCAGGGGTACGGGCCGCCGCAGGGGTACGGGCCGCCGCAGGGGTACGCTCCGCCGCAGGGGTACGCCAGCCCACCTGCACAACCGCGGCCGACCGAGGACGCGCCTCCCGCTCCCCCGGCCCCGACGGCTCCCGCCGACCCCTCGCCGACCCGCTGGTCCGCGCCGGGCGACGGATCGTGA
- a CDS encoding DUF4129 domain-containing protein, which yields MTAPAILTHVLAAAPLTPDRDDAREWAERELSDPRYAAAEPNLLDRAARAVVEFIGGLFNGQLSGDWGPVAAIIVAVIVAVLLVAALLIWGRPRRTARLPAATTPLFGDADERTAADLRRDAAAAASAGAWNDAIVLRFRALARGLAERTLVEVSAGTTVHGFARRTARVFPAESHRMDAAAAAFDDVRYLRRPGSEAAYLAISALDDDLARARPALAGVS from the coding sequence GTGACAGCCCCCGCGATCCTGACCCACGTGCTCGCCGCGGCCCCTCTCACGCCCGACCGCGACGACGCGCGCGAGTGGGCCGAGCGCGAGCTCTCCGACCCGCGATACGCCGCAGCCGAGCCCAACCTCCTCGATCGCGCCGCGCGCGCGGTGGTCGAGTTCATCGGCGGCCTGTTCAACGGCCAGCTCTCGGGCGACTGGGGGCCGGTGGCCGCGATCATCGTCGCCGTGATCGTCGCGGTGCTCCTCGTGGCAGCACTCCTCATCTGGGGCCGGCCGCGGCGCACCGCCCGCCTGCCCGCCGCGACGACGCCGCTGTTCGGAGACGCGGATGAGCGGACGGCGGCCGACCTGCGTCGCGACGCGGCCGCCGCCGCATCGGCCGGCGCGTGGAACGACGCCATCGTGCTGCGCTTCCGCGCGCTCGCTCGCGGGCTCGCCGAACGCACCCTCGTCGAGGTGTCCGCCGGCACCACCGTGCACGGTTTCGCGCGCAGGACCGCGCGGGTCTTCCCCGCCGAGTCCCACCGGATGGATGCGGCGGCCGCCGCATTCGACGACGTGCGGTACCTGCGGCGCCCCGGCAGCGAGGCCGCCTACCTCGCGATCAGCGCCCTCGACGACGATCTCGCCCGCGCGCGTCCGGCCCTGGCGGGAGTGTCGTGA
- a CDS encoding ComF family protein, translated as MHSFVVRRALADALAFILPVECAGCGAEDVALCAECLGALEPEPHSRVVDGVPVWSGMRFEGVVARVMRTLKEEGRTTLARPLGAGLGAALAALPAGAAFVPVPTSTASMRRRGYRVPELLLRRAGVPVHRALRIARATVDQRALGIDDRRANVERSLVARGVAGRRVIVVDDVVTTGATLGEAVRALRAAGADVVGAATAAATPRRRPSLR; from the coding sequence ATGCACTCGTTCGTCGTCCGACGCGCGCTCGCCGACGCGCTCGCCTTCATCCTCCCCGTCGAGTGCGCGGGATGCGGGGCCGAAGACGTGGCCCTGTGCGCCGAGTGCCTCGGCGCCCTCGAGCCCGAGCCCCATTCCCGGGTCGTCGACGGCGTGCCGGTCTGGAGCGGTATGCGCTTCGAGGGCGTCGTGGCCCGCGTCATGCGGACGCTCAAGGAGGAGGGGCGCACGACGCTCGCGCGCCCGCTCGGCGCGGGTCTCGGCGCGGCGCTCGCCGCCCTCCCCGCGGGCGCCGCATTCGTCCCGGTGCCGACCTCGACCGCGTCGATGCGACGACGCGGATACCGGGTGCCCGAGCTGCTGCTGCGCCGAGCGGGGGTTCCGGTCCACAGGGCGCTGCGCATCGCGCGGGCCACGGTCGACCAGCGTGCGCTCGGCATCGACGACCGCCGCGCGAACGTCGAGCGCAGTCTGGTCGCGCGCGGTGTCGCGGGGCGCCGCGTCATCGTCGTGGACGACGTCGTGACGACCGGCGCGACCCTGGGGGAGGCCGTGCGGGCCCTGCGCGCGGCAGGAGCCGATGTGGTCGGGGCGGCGACGGCCGCGGCGACGCCGAGACGTCGTCCGAGCCTTCGATAG